The Nicotiana tabacum cultivar K326 chromosome 14, ASM71507v2, whole genome shotgun sequence genome contains a region encoding:
- the LOC107809304 gene encoding uncharacterized protein LOC107809304, producing MKLTPVSTPKSCVKSSFTGILMESETKDSYYFPGCRKDTNCNCEICIASFNATLDLIPNSIHKGSKPLQFPRSPISFDSSTLSTPKSSNTTCASSFSSMSPTLDSTARMSFHEKVKRKKREFGFGVLLARLVFVWSVVFGLEVGLSWVVSGFLQPELSPEIFRNLSEKSWGFKDFNERLVFLKKELEGLIDDEEVSSCSPLNSTWKINQDGLLLTSRCTLYKSISEELSIWGWPLQTAGLLTAGFSVRSYAILSGRLTEWSNGEIGYLIRKSNSSWTQGKWSASAVQLDPNTWILEYSQSPLTENGKLVSAALEFLKFRLTREVQKLKQQFWVLSAFTSQHSDFTVERFQIPT from the exons ATGAAATTAACTCCAGTTTCAACTCCAAAGTCTTGCGTGAAATCGTCTTTCACCGGCATCCTCATGGAATCTGAAACCAAAGACAGCTATTATTTCCCGGGATGTCGAAAAGATACCAACTGCAACTGTGAAATTTGCATAGCCAGTTTCAATGCGACCCTTGATCTAATCCCTAACAGCATACACAAGGGCTCTAAGCCCCTTCAATTTCCAAGAAGCCCCATTTCTTTTGACTCGTCAACTCTTTCCACTCCCAAATCGAGCAACACTACTTGTGCTTCTTCTTTCTCCTCCATGTCCCCTACGCTTGATTCCACAGCAAGAATGAGCTTTCATGAGAAggtgaagaggaagaagagagaaTTCGGTTTTGGAGTTTTGTTGGCGAGGTTGGTTTTTGTGTGGAGTGTTGTTTTCGGGTTGGAAGTTGGGTTATCTTGGGTGGTTTCTGGGTTCTTGCAGCCAGAATTGTCACCTGAAATTTTCAGGAATTTGAGTGAAAAATCATGGGGTTTCAAAGATTTTAATGAAAGATTGGTATTCTTGAAGAAGGAGCTTGAAGGTctaattgatgatgaagaagtgTCAAGTTGCAGCCCTCTTAATTCTACTTGGAAAATCAACCag GATGGTTTGCTTTTGACTTCGCGATGTACATTGTACAAGTCCATTTCAGAAGAGTTGAGCATTTGGGGATGGCCTTTGCAAACAGCTGGTTTGCTCACAGCTGGATTTTCTGTGCGTTCGTATGCCATATTATCAGGAAGACTCACCGAG TGGTCCAATGGGGAAATTGGTTATTTGATTAGAAAGTCTAACAGTTCATGGACCCAAGGAAAGTGGAGTGCTTCTGCTGTGCAATTGGACCCAAATACATGGATTCTAGAGTACAGTCAAAGCCCTTTAACTGAAAATGGAAAATTGGTTTCAGCTGCATTGGAGTTTTTGAAGTTCAGGCTGACAAGAGAAGTTCAAAAGTTGAAACAACAGTTCTGGGTGTTGTCTGCTTTCACGAGCCAGCACAGTGATTTCACAGTAGAGAGGTTCCAAATTCCAACCTAA
- the LOC142168944 gene encoding uncharacterized protein LOC142168944: MYTRYGGGGQNHRLKRNFNVHVQFYEYCKMKGHTKENCYKLVGYPQDCLEKTKGYNAAHNANVLAENNSNSVAPMFNYGGASAPTANIDSTANATSTDTTLLVSNGSQEWIIDIGATNHMVSDSNLLNKSIIVQTSNPKKVLLPNGDDLFIGKVREIGKKERELYILLAQFARNSNRVVCAANELTASEANKINVELWHQRFGHVSILVLKRILPVSLQSIKDKVDKYLWDPYRVTTFDGNKYFLTIVDDYSRMTWVFLLKQKSDVFLCLQHFFRFVKTQFNKTIKVIKTDNGTELPSSVIENLSPYEMLHNRKPSLKHLRVLGYICFAKTIQEQDMLMPRSKKSIHMGYLEVHKGYILYDLDNKLFFINRDVIFREDIFPFKETLPSVTHLFVDTIPSISSYIDDTNIVFETSAGQQTNNHINVGNSEAPTITQTSPVDNIEEHHDIQQDNAFIDHQVSIEGEIQFKQSQYEHPLYIKRTTEGDNLKLIQDTKNSLQNIFKMKDLGELRYFLGLEFSRSDDGIVMHQRKYALELIAKVGLTTSKLAAILIDTNVNLTTKQYDEHICKNEKSEADPTVDQATYQRSSIEAVYRSLAAIVAELTWLLGMLKEIDAEVNLLVDIFTDSKAAIQIAANHVYYERTKHIEIDCYFVRDKIQQGLHY; encoded by the exons atgtATACCAGATATGGTGGGGGTGGACAGAATCATAGGCTCAAAAGGAACTTCAATGTTCATGTTCAATTTTATGAATACTGCAAAATGAAGGGTCACACTAAAGAAAACTGTTATAAGTTGGTGGGATATCCTCAGGATTGTTTGGAGAAGACGAAGGGATATAATGCAGCTCATAATGCCAATGTTTTAGCTGAAAATAATAGCAATTCTGTTGCACCTATGTTCAACTATG GAGGGGCTTCAGCACCTACTGCTAATATAGACTCAACTGCAAATGCAACAAGTACTGATACAACATTGTTGGTTTCAAATGGCTCACAAGAATGGATTATAGATATTGGTGCCACAAATCACATGGTATCCGATTCTAACCTTCTCAACAAATCTATTATAGTACAGACTTCTAATCCTAAGAAAGTTCTTCTGCCAAATGGTGAT GATCTCTTCATTGGGAAGGTGAGGGAGATTggtaaaaaagaaagagaattataCATCTTGTTAGCTCAATTTGCAAGGAACAGCAATAGGGTTGTGTGTGCTGCTAACGAACTAACAGCAAGTGAGGCTAATAAAATCAATGTAGAGTTGTGGCATCAAAGATTTGGACATGTGTCTATACTAGTACTTAAGAGAATACTTCCTGTTAGTCTACAGAGTATTAAGGACAAAGTAGATAAAT ACCTATGGGATCCATACAGAGTAACTACTTTTGATGGTAACAAGTACTTTCTCACTATAGTGGATGATTATAGTAGAATGACTTGGGTTTTCTTGCTTAAGCAAAAGTCAGATGTTTTCCTATGTTTGCAGCATTTCTTTAGATTTGTAAAGACACAGTTCAATAAAACTATCAAGGTTATCAAAACAGATAATGGTACAGA ATTACCTAGTTCAGTAATTGAAAACTTATCTCCTTATGAAATGCTACACAATAGAAAACCTTCACTGAAACATTTAAGAGTGTTAGGGTATATATGCTTTGCAAAAACTATACAAGAacaggatatgttgatgcctagATCAAAGAAGTCTATTCATATGGGATATTTAGAAGTGCACAAAGGCTATATACTATATGATCTAGACaacaaattattttttatcaacAGAGATGTCATATTCAGAGAAGACATCTTTCCTTTCAAAGAAACACTTCCATCTGTGACACATCTATTTGTAGATACTATACCATCTATAAGCTCTTATATAGATGATACTAACATTGTGTTTGAAACTAGCGCAGGTCAACAGACTAACAATCACATTAATGTAGGTAACTCTGAAGCACCAACAATAACTCAAACATCACCAGTTGATAACATAGAAGAACACCATGATATTCAGCAAGACAATGCTTTTATTGATCATCAGGTGTCTATTGAAGGAGAAATTCAA TTCAAGCAAAGTCAGTATGAACACCCATTATATATAAAAAGGACAACTGAAG GTGACAATTTGAAACTCATTCAAGACACCAAGAATTCCCTGCAGAAcattttcaaaatgaaagatcTGGGGGAGTTAAGGTATTTTCTGGGCTTAGAATTTTCTAGATCCGATGATGGTATTGTTATgcatcaaagaaaatatgcattGGAACTTATTGCAAAAGTAGGATTAACAACATCTAAACTAGCAGCTATACTAATTGATACAAATGTGAATCTTACAACTAAGCAGTATGATGAACATATTTGCAAGAATGAAAAATCAGAAGCAGATCCTACTGTTGATCAGGCTACCTATCAAAG AAGCTCAATCGAGGCAGTATACAGAAGTTTAGCTGCAATTGTGGCAGAATTAACATGGTTACTAGGAATGCTGAAGGAGATTGATGCTGAAGTCAACCTACTAGTTGACATATTTACTGACAGCAAAGCAGCTATTCAAATAGCTGCTAATCATGTATACTATGAGAGGACTAAACATATAGAAATAGATTGTTATTTTGTAAGAGATAAAATCCAACAAGGACTG CATTATTGA